One Brassica napus cultivar Da-Ae chromosome C2, Da-Ae, whole genome shotgun sequence DNA window includes the following coding sequences:
- the LOC125582106 gene encoding E3 ubiquitin-protein ligase RDUF2-like yields MPSTPPTTPITTSYWCYSCTRFVSVWAEQGTTNGLACPHCDGGFIEQVTDSSTAAAELASPASTEVRSINSSRRSVIRRRRSSRRPSFNPVIVLQGGAGEGEEGDAARDRRAFEFYYDDGSGSGLRPLPDSVSEILMGSGFERLLEQLSQIEATGAGLGRSGNPPASKSAIESLPRVEISDCHITAEANCAVCTEVFEGETEAREMPCKHIFHEDCIVPWLSIRNSCPVCRFEIPSESNQRSSEEGDSAVGMTIWRLPGGGFAVGRFNAAMRDGERVLPVVLTEMDGGGLGGNSEGPRRISWVRGNGAVESDGSNGGGSGSGGRLRRMVRGMVSLMRRVRPNRGSNSSSAAVSASDSEVESRVMDRSNSVLRRYFGRNRSNRGSSVLH; encoded by the coding sequence ATGCCGTCAACGCCGCCTACAACTCCGATCACGACGTCGTATTGGTGTTACAGCTGCACGCGATTCGTCAGCGTCTGGGCTGAACAAGGCACCACCAACGGCCTCGCTTGTCCTCACTGCGACGGCGGTTTCATCGAACAAGTCACCGATTCCTCCACCGCCGCCGCCGAATTAGCCTCCCCAGCTTCCACCGAAGTTAGATCGATCAACAGCAGCCGTAGATCCGTGATTAGACGGCGGAGATCCAGTCGCCGCCCTTCCTTTAACCCAGTCATCGTTCTCCAAGGAGGCGCCGGCGAGGGAGAGGAAGGAGACGCGGCTAGAGACCGACGCGCTTTCGAGTTTTACTACGATGACGGATCCGGATCGGGCCTCAGACCGCTTCCGGATTCAGTATCCGAGATCCTGATGGGATCGGGATTCGAGCGGTTGCTCGAGCAGCTGAGTCAAATCGAGGCGACGGGCGCGGGACTCGGCAGATCCGGAAACCCGCCGGCGTCGAAATCGGCGATTGAGTCTTTGCCCAGAGTCGAAATCTCCGATTGCCATATAACCGCTGAGGCGAACTGCGCGGTTTGTACCGAGGTTTTCGAGGGGGAGACGGAGGCGCGTGAGATGCCGTGTAAGCACATTTTTCACGAGGACTGCATCGTGCCGTGGCTCTCGATCCGAAACTCGTGCCCGGTCTGCAGATTCGAGATTCCTTCGGAGTCTAACCAACGGAGCAGCGAGGAGGGTGATAGCGCCGTGGGGATGACGATATGGAGACTCCCCGGAGGGGGGTTTGCTGTCGGGAGGTTTAACGCGGCGATGAGAGATGGGGAGAGAGTGTTGCCTGTTGTGTTGACGGAGATGGATGGTGGTGGGCTTGGTGGGAACAGCGAGGGGCCTAGACGGATCTCGTGGGTTAGAGGTAACGGAGCGGTTGAATCAGATGGTAGTAACGGTGGTGGATCCGGGTCGGGAGGGAGGTTGAGACGGATGGTTCGTGGGATGGTTTCGTTGATGAGGAGAGTGAGACCAAACCGTGGGTCTAATTCCTCTTCTGCTGCTGTTTCAGCTTCGGACAGTGAAGTGGAATCTAGAGTTATGGATCGGTCTAATTCAGTGCTGAGGAGATACTTTGGGCGAAACAGAAGTAACAGAGGTTCTTCGGTTCTGCATTGA
- the LOC106417307 gene encoding zinc transporter 2 yields MAFSSKTLRSTLFFLSIVFLCFSLILAHGGSDHDEEEEAAGANQPPPAAGTTVVDLRSKSLVRVKIYCLIILFFSTFLAGISPYFYRWNESFLLLGTQFSGGIFLATALIHFLSDANETFRGLKHKEYPYAFMLAAGGYCLTMLADVAVAFVAAGSSNNINNVACDPGESRVDVAVEVKEEGRRETGSSVDVNQTILRKSGFGDTALLIVALCFHSVFEGIAIGVSDTKSDAWRNLWTISLHKIFAAVAMGIALLKLIPKRPFFLTAVYSFAFGISSPLGVGIGIAINATSQGAAGDWTYAISMSIACGVFMYVSIHHLIAKGYKPREECYFDKPIYKFLAVFLGVILLSIVMIWD; encoded by the exons ATGGCTTTCTCTTCCAAAACCCTAAGGTcaactctcttcttcctctctattGTCTTCCTTTGTTTCTCCCTAATCCTAGCTCACGGCGGCTCAGACCACGACGAAGAGGAGGAAGCTGCGGGGGCCAACCAACCACCTCCGGCCGCTGGCACAACCGTCGTGGATCTCCGGTCGAAGAGCTTAGTGCGTGTGAAGATCTACTGTCTTATAATACTCTTCTTTAGCACATTCTTGGCGGGGATTTCTCCTTACTTTTACCGGTGGAACGAGTCGTTTTTGCTCCTAGGAACTCAATTCTCCGGCGGTATATTCCTCGCGACCGCTCTAATTCATTTCCTCAGCGATGCCAACGAGACTTTCCGAGGGTTAAAACACAAAGAGTATCCTTACGCCTTCATGTTAGCAGCCGGTGGATATTGTCTTACGATGCTCGCAGATGTGGCGGTTGCTTTTGTAGCTGCTGGGAGTAGTAATAATATTAACAACGTGGCTTGCGACCCCGGAGAGTCGAGAGTAGATGTTGCCGTGGAGGTGAAGGAAGAAGGTCGTCGTGAGACTGGAAGTAGTGTTGATGTGAATCAAACGATTCTGCGGAAGAGTGGATTTGGAGACACGGCTTTGCTAATTGTTGCGCTTTGTTTTCACTCGGTCTTCGAGGGAATCGCCATTGGTGTCTCAG ACACTAAAAGCGACGCATGGAGAAACCTATGGACAATATCATTGCACAAGATCTTCGCAGCCGTAGCAATGGGAATAGCTCTCCTCAAGCTAATCCCTAAACGACCATTCTTCCTCACAGCTGTCTACTCCTTTGCCTTTGGGATTTCGAGTCCTTTAGGCGTGGGGATTGGCATCGCCATCAATGCTACGAGCCAAGGAGCCGCAGGTGATTGGACTTACGCAATATCAATGAGCATTGCATGTGGAGTCTTCATGTATGTTTCGATTCACCACCTTATCGCAAAAGGGTATAAGCCTCGTGAGGAGTGTTACTTCGACAAGCCAATCTACAAGTTTCTTGCTGTCTTCCTCGGTGTTATCTTGCTCTCTATTGTTATGATTTGGGATTGA